AGCCGGGCTTCGGCTACACCCTCGGCAACTCCCTGCGCCGCACGCTGCTGTCCTCGATCCCGGGTGCCGCTGTCACCAGCATCCGCATCGACGGCGTCCTGCACGAGTTCACCACCGTGCCGGGCGTCAAGGAGGACGTGACCGACCTCATCCTCAACATCAAGCAGCTGGTCGTCTCCTCGGAGCACGACGAGCCGGTCGTGATGTACCTGCGCAAGCAGGGCCCGGGTGTCGTCACCGCCGCCGACATCGCCCCGCCGGCGGGTGTCGAGGTGCACAACCCCGAGCTGGTCCTGGCCACCCTGAACGGCAAGGGCAAGCTGGAGATGGAGCTGACCGTCGAGCGCGGTCGCGGCTACGTCTCCGCCGTCCAGAACAAGGCCTCCGGCCAGGAGATCGGCCGCATCCCGGTCGACTCGATCTACAGCCCCGTGCTGAAGGTCACCTACAAGGTCGAGGCCACCCGTGTCGAGCAGCGGACCGACTTCGACAAGCTGATCGTCGACGTCGAGACCAAGCCCGCCATGCGTCCGCGCGACGCCATGGCCTCGGCCGGCAAGACCCTGGTGGAGCTGTTCGGCCTCGCCCGCGAGCTGAACATCGACGCCGAGGGCATCGACATGGGCCCGTCCCCGACGGACGCCGCCCTGGCCGCCGACCTGGCGCTGCCGATCGAGGAGCTGGAGCTCACGGTCCGCTCCTACAACTGCC
The genomic region above belongs to Streptomyces sp. 1331.2 and contains:
- a CDS encoding DNA-directed RNA polymerase subunit alpha, which encodes MLIAQRPSLTEEVVDEFRSRFVIEPLEPGFGYTLGNSLRRTLLSSIPGAAVTSIRIDGVLHEFTTVPGVKEDVTDLILNIKQLVVSSEHDEPVVMYLRKQGPGVVTAADIAPPAGVEVHNPELVLATLNGKGKLEMELTVERGRGYVSAVQNKASGQEIGRIPVDSIYSPVLKVTYKVEATRVEQRTDFDKLIVDVETKPAMRPRDAMASAGKTLVELFGLARELNIDAEGIDMGPSPTDAALAADLALPIEELELTVRSYNCLKREGIHTVGELVARSEADLLDIRNFGAKSIDEVKAKLAGMGLALKDSPPGFDPTAAADAFGADDLDDAGYAETEQY